One window of the Pseudomonas lurida genome contains the following:
- a CDS encoding alpha/beta hydrolase: MSSRFLSRLSLRWFPLLCMALLIVGLPVGCAVLQHKERELVFRIEPGTASWYSGLPKAVQEFELKPASFKSGQNIHGWWYPADNKDAPAILYLHGVRWNLTGQLFRIEQLHALGYSVLAIDYRGFGQSHGELPSETTVYEDARVAWERFQVLQPDPQKRLIYGHSLGGAVAIDLAAELGKQTPLPVRGLVIESTFTSLADVATAVANTSLPVRWLLSQKFDSIDKIADIRMPLLVVHGLEDRYVPPRFSQALFEAAQEPKRLLLVPGASHNNSMSLAGRSYGQALDKLMQAKMPAQVVTHSTGRNGDS, translated from the coding sequence ATGTCTTCTCGTTTTCTCTCGCGCCTGAGCCTGCGCTGGTTTCCCCTGTTGTGCATGGCGCTGTTGATCGTTGGCCTGCCGGTAGGGTGCGCTGTGTTGCAACACAAGGAGCGCGAACTGGTGTTTCGCATCGAACCGGGCACGGCCAGCTGGTACAGCGGCTTGCCCAAGGCCGTGCAGGAATTCGAACTCAAGCCCGCCAGTTTCAAATCGGGGCAGAATATTCATGGCTGGTGGTACCCGGCGGACAACAAGGACGCACCGGCAATCCTTTATCTGCACGGCGTGCGCTGGAACCTGACCGGGCAACTGTTTCGCATCGAGCAACTGCACGCCCTGGGCTATTCAGTACTGGCCATCGACTATCGCGGCTTCGGCCAGAGCCACGGCGAGCTGCCGTCGGAAACCACCGTGTACGAGGATGCACGCGTCGCCTGGGAGCGTTTCCAGGTGCTGCAACCCGATCCGCAAAAACGCCTGATCTACGGACATTCCCTGGGCGGCGCGGTGGCCATCGACCTGGCTGCCGAGCTGGGCAAGCAGACACCGTTGCCGGTGCGCGGGCTGGTGATCGAGTCCACCTTTACCTCGCTGGCGGATGTGGCGACGGCCGTGGCAAATACCTCGTTGCCAGTGCGCTGGTTGTTGTCGCAGAAATTCGATTCCATCGACAAGATTGCCGACATCCGTATGCCGCTGCTGGTGGTGCACGGCCTCGAGGACCGCTACGTGCCGCCGCGTTTCAGCCAAGCATTATTTGAAGCCGCCCAGGAACCCAAGCGGCTGTTATTGGTGCCCGGCGCCAGCCATAACAACAGCATGAGCCTGGCCGGTCGCAGTTATGGCCAGGCGCTGGACAAACTGATGCAAGCGAAGATGCCGGCCCAGGTTGTCACGCACTCCACAGGTCGCAACGGCGACTCCTGA
- a CDS encoding NUDIX domain-containing protein: MDISPVRITAEETLSENWYLLKKYSFDLRRRDGSWQAQTREVYDRGNGATILLYNRAQRTVLLIRQFRMPTFVNDYHGYLIEAAAGLLDNASPEERIRLEAEEETGYRVGHVEKIFAAFMSPGSVTERIHFFMGEYQPGDRVSAGGGLEEEGEDIEVLELGFDEALAMVQNGEIADGKTIMLLQHLELRMLKEGW, encoded by the coding sequence ATGGACATCAGCCCCGTTCGCATCACCGCCGAAGAGACACTTTCGGAAAACTGGTACCTGCTGAAAAAATACAGCTTCGACCTGCGCCGCCGTGACGGCAGTTGGCAAGCCCAGACCCGCGAGGTGTACGACCGGGGCAACGGCGCGACTATCCTGCTGTACAACCGCGCACAGCGCACGGTGTTGCTGATTCGCCAGTTTCGCATGCCGACGTTCGTCAATGACTACCACGGCTACCTGATCGAGGCCGCAGCCGGGCTGCTGGATAACGCCAGCCCCGAAGAGCGCATTCGCCTGGAAGCCGAAGAAGAGACCGGCTACCGCGTGGGCCACGTGGAGAAGATTTTCGCGGCGTTCATGAGCCCGGGGTCGGTGACGGAACGGATTCATTTCTTCATGGGCGAATATCAGCCAGGGGACCGCGTGAGTGCTGGCGGCGGCCTGGAGGAGGAGGGCGAAGATATCGAAGTGCTGGAACTGGGCTTTGATGAGGCGTTGGCAATGGTGCAAAACGGCGAGATTGCCGATGGCAAGACCATCATGCTGTTGCAGCACCTGGAATTGCGGATGCTCAAAGAAGGCTGGTGA
- a CDS encoding SDR family NAD(P)-dependent oxidoreductase: protein MDFTGKTAIVTGGARGLGLSYARALAQGGARVVISDIGADNAGAGRDGLVVQAAAEALQAEGLTVIGHGGDLSTHEGCQQLIAFTLEAFGQLDILIHNAGWVGYQNITDLDAAFLQRAMDINLYAPLWLCKHAWPHLLRSSAPRIILTTSDRAMYAQYEQTGLVAYSAGKMAQLGIMNALSHEGLEAGIKVNAVSPVAKTRMWGVTDAPDELKPEWVTPGVVFLASAQCEDTGYILRASNGQFTATRFTENPGVQYPRDLARIKASNAQEVAAAWDRIKQPQAFS from the coding sequence ATGGATTTCACAGGCAAAACCGCAATTGTCACGGGCGGCGCACGCGGTTTGGGACTCAGTTACGCACGGGCGCTGGCGCAGGGCGGGGCGCGCGTGGTCATCAGCGATATCGGCGCTGACAATGCGGGTGCGGGCCGCGACGGCTTGGTGGTTCAGGCGGCGGCAGAAGCCTTGCAGGCAGAAGGGCTGACGGTGATCGGGCATGGTGGCGACCTGTCCACTCACGAGGGTTGCCAGCAGTTGATTGCGTTCACCCTCGAGGCCTTCGGGCAACTTGACATCCTGATCCACAACGCCGGCTGGGTGGGTTACCAGAACATCACCGACCTCGATGCCGCGTTCCTGCAACGTGCGATGGACATCAACCTCTATGCCCCGCTGTGGCTGTGCAAGCACGCCTGGCCGCACCTGCTGCGTTCATCCGCGCCACGCATCATCCTCACCACCTCCGACCGCGCCATGTACGCCCAGTATGAGCAGACCGGCCTGGTGGCCTACAGCGCCGGCAAGATGGCGCAACTGGGCATCATGAACGCGTTGAGCCATGAGGGCTTGGAGGCTGGGATCAAAGTCAACGCGGTCTCGCCGGTCGCCAAGACGCGCATGTGGGGTGTGACCGACGCGCCGGACGAACTGAAGCCGGAATGGGTGACGCCGGGGGTGGTCTTTCTCGCATCCGCGCAGTGCGAGGACACGGGGTACATCCTGCGGGCCAGCAACGGCCAATTCACCGCCACGCGCTTCACGGAAAACCCAGGGGTGCAATACCCCCGTGACCTGGCTCGAATCAAGGCAAGCAATGCGCAAGAGGTCGCTGCTGCCTGGGATCGCATCAAACAACCGCAGGCATTTTCTTGA